The Nitrospira tepida genome includes a window with the following:
- a CDS encoding ROK family protein: MATQQGKIGERTTRRSPKVLVVDVGGTNVKILATGKRTPRKVASGPAMTAKAMVAAVKQLAADWSYEVISLGYPGAVSNGRPAVEPKNLAAGWVGFDFEKAFGCPVKVTNDAAMQALGSYEGGRMLFLGLGTGLGSALITDGVLVPMELAHLRYRKGRTYEDYVGLRGIKRYGKKKWRRYVDDVVAALHRALQADYVVLGGGNAKRLMKLPEWARLGNNNHAFTGGFRLWEESWKDERPACVVQRTGTGAERRRRTRIQKSG, translated from the coding sequence ATGGCAACTCAGCAAGGGAAGATCGGCGAGAGGACCACCCGCCGCTCACCGAAGGTGCTGGTCGTTGACGTGGGGGGAACCAATGTCAAGATCCTCGCGACCGGGAAACGAACGCCGCGCAAGGTCGCGTCCGGTCCGGCCATGACGGCCAAGGCCATGGTGGCGGCGGTCAAGCAACTTGCAGCCGACTGGTCCTATGAGGTCATCTCGCTCGGCTATCCCGGGGCCGTCTCGAACGGGCGGCCGGCTGTGGAACCCAAGAACCTTGCGGCCGGCTGGGTGGGCTTTGATTTCGAGAAGGCGTTCGGCTGTCCGGTCAAGGTGACCAATGATGCGGCGATGCAGGCCCTCGGGAGTTACGAAGGCGGGCGCATGCTGTTCTTGGGGCTCGGCACCGGCCTTGGGTCCGCGCTGATCACCGACGGCGTCCTGGTGCCGATGGAGCTGGCGCATCTGCGCTATCGAAAAGGCCGCACCTATGAGGACTACGTCGGCCTGCGCGGGATCAAGCGGTACGGCAAGAAGAAATGGCGCCGGTACGTGGACGATGTCGTGGCAGCGCTCCACCGGGCGCTGCAAGCCGACTATGTGGTCCTCGGCGGCGGCAACGCGAAACGGCTCATGAAGCTGCCTGAATGGGCGCGATTGGGCAACAACAACCACGCGTTCACCGGCGGGTTTCGGCTGTGGGAAGAATCCTGGAAGGACGAGCGCCCCGCCTGCGTGGTGCAGCGAACCGGGACGGGGGCGGAGCGGAGAAGGCGAACGCGCATCCAGAAGAGCGGATGA
- a CDS encoding antibiotic biosynthesis monooxygenase family protein produces the protein MPVTLINVFVVPKDKEDEFVKWWQDVKADITKQPGFISGKFHRSIKPGSRFNFINVAIWDNEDVYWKAYDKSVTPMKAKLEQLGVEMTPALYHVAFEY, from the coding sequence ATGCCGGTAACCTTGATTAACGTGTTCGTCGTTCCGAAGGACAAGGAAGACGAGTTCGTGAAGTGGTGGCAGGACGTGAAGGCCGATATTACCAAGCAACCGGGGTTTATCAGCGGGAAGTTTCATCGAAGCATCAAGCCGGGCAGCAGATTCAACTTCATCAACGTGGCGATCTGGGACAATGAAGACGTGTACTGGAAAGCGTATGACAAGAGCGTCACGCCCATGAAGGCAAAGCTGGAGCAGTTGGGCGTGGAGATGACCCCGGCCCTCTATCACGTCGCTTTCGAGTATTGA
- the tkt gene encoding transketolase, whose product MQSIDRLCINTIRTLSMDAVQAANSGHPGTPMALAPVAYCLWQKFLRFDPDDPIWPNRDRFVLSNGHASMLLYSLLHLCGVKAVNPQYETLGRLSVTLDDIKQFRQLDSKCAGHPEYRWTSGVETTTGPLGQGVATSVGMAIASRWMAEYFNRPDFAMFGYDVYAVCGDGCLMEGVAGEAASLAGHLKLSNLCWIYDNNRITIEGHTDWAFSEDVATRFIGYGWNVTRVGDANDLEMLERAFHTFKSTGDRPTLIIVDSHIAYGSPNKQDTHAAHGEPLGEDEIKLTKRNYGWPEDAKFLVPEGVREHFQAMMGRRGHQAREAWMAQFGDYKRRYPDLADQLDRMQHRRLPDGWDKDLPPFPADAKGLASRDSSGKVLNAIAKNVPWLIGGSADLAPSTKTRITFDGAGDFEAGSYGGRNFHFGIREHAMGAVLNGLSLSKVRPYGSSFLIFSDYARPAIRLSALMEIPVIYIFTHDSIGLGEDGPTHQPVEQLASLRAVPNLIVLRPADANEVVEAWRVVMQLRHEPALLVLSRQALPTLDRTKYAPASDLAKGAYVLADPGGTPDLLLLASGSEVSLCLAAADQLKADGIKARVVSMPSWELFERQSQDYRDSVLPPEVTARVAVEQASTFGWTQYTGREGAVIGMKTFGASAPLKALQRKFGFTPEQITAAAKAQVARARAHARGG is encoded by the coding sequence ATGCAATCCATCGATAGGCTCTGCATCAACACCATCCGCACCCTCTCGATGGATGCCGTGCAGGCCGCCAACTCCGGCCACCCCGGCACGCCGATGGCGCTGGCGCCGGTGGCCTACTGTCTGTGGCAGAAGTTCTTGCGGTTCGACCCGGACGATCCGATCTGGCCGAATCGCGACCGGTTTGTACTCTCGAACGGCCATGCGTCGATGTTGCTGTATTCCTTGTTGCACCTCTGCGGCGTCAAGGCGGTCAATCCCCAGTACGAAACGCTCGGGCGACTCTCGGTCACGCTCGACGACATCAAACAATTCCGCCAGCTCGACAGCAAGTGCGCGGGCCATCCGGAGTATCGCTGGACCTCCGGCGTCGAGACGACCACGGGGCCGTTGGGCCAAGGGGTCGCGACCAGCGTCGGGATGGCGATCGCGAGCCGCTGGATGGCGGAGTATTTCAACCGACCGGACTTCGCGATGTTTGGATACGACGTGTACGCCGTCTGTGGCGACGGCTGCTTGATGGAAGGGGTCGCCGGAGAAGCCGCCTCGTTGGCCGGCCATCTGAAGCTCTCCAACCTCTGCTGGATCTACGACAACAACCGGATCACGATCGAAGGCCACACCGACTGGGCCTTCAGCGAGGATGTCGCCACGCGCTTCATCGGGTATGGATGGAACGTGACGCGGGTCGGCGACGCGAACGATCTGGAGATGCTCGAACGAGCGTTCCATACGTTCAAGAGCACCGGCGACCGTCCGACCCTCATCATCGTGGACAGCCACATCGCCTACGGCTCGCCCAACAAGCAGGACACCCATGCGGCGCACGGCGAGCCGTTGGGAGAGGACGAGATCAAGCTGACCAAGCGCAACTACGGCTGGCCGGAGGACGCCAAGTTTCTGGTGCCGGAGGGAGTCCGAGAACATTTCCAGGCGATGATGGGCCGGCGCGGGCATCAGGCGCGCGAGGCCTGGATGGCGCAGTTCGGCGACTATAAGCGGCGATATCCGGATCTCGCCGATCAGCTTGATCGGATGCAGCACCGGCGCCTGCCGGACGGGTGGGACAAGGACCTGCCGCCGTTTCCCGCAGACGCCAAGGGGCTCGCCTCGCGTGATTCCTCCGGCAAGGTGCTGAACGCCATTGCTAAGAATGTTCCCTGGTTGATCGGCGGCTCTGCGGACCTGGCCCCCTCGACCAAGACGAGGATCACGTTCGACGGAGCAGGAGACTTCGAAGCCGGCTCGTATGGCGGGCGGAATTTCCACTTCGGCATCCGCGAACATGCGATGGGCGCCGTACTCAACGGGCTCTCGCTGTCCAAGGTGCGGCCCTACGGGTCCAGCTTCCTGATCTTCAGCGATTACGCCAGGCCGGCGATCCGCCTCTCCGCGCTCATGGAGATTCCGGTCATCTACATCTTTACCCATGATTCGATCGGGCTGGGCGAGGACGGCCCGACCCATCAACCGGTCGAACAGCTCGCGTCGCTCCGGGCCGTCCCCAACCTGATCGTGCTTCGGCCGGCCGATGCCAACGAAGTGGTCGAGGCCTGGCGGGTCGTCATGCAGTTGCGGCACGAGCCGGCCCTGTTGGTCCTGTCGCGGCAGGCCTTGCCGACGCTGGATCGCACGAAGTACGCGCCGGCCTCCGACCTGGCCAAGGGGGCCTATGTGCTCGCCGATCCGGGCGGCACGCCGGACCTGTTGCTGTTGGCGAGCGGGAGCGAGGTCTCGCTCTGCCTCGCGGCCGCCGATCAGTTGAAGGCCGACGGCATCAAGGCCCGCGTGGTGAGCATGCCGTCCTGGGAGCTGTTCGAGCGGCAGAGCCAGGACTACCGCGACAGCGTGCTCCCGCCGGAGGTCACCGCGCGCGTCGCCGTAGAACAGGCCTCGACGTTCGGCTGGACGCAGTACACCGGACGCGAGGGGGCCGTCATCGGCATGAAGACCTTCGGCGCCTCGGCGCCGTTGAAAGCATTGCAGCGCAAATTCGGATTTACGCCCGAGCAGATCACGGCCGCCGCCAAGGCGCAGGTGGCCCGAGCGCGGGCGCATGCCCGCGGGGGTTGA
- a CDS encoding DoxX family protein has product MPTFMRSFQPQAYALLRIMAGLLFLWHGTQKLFGFPGAAPNVPPFVIAIAGPIELVGGLLVMLGLFAGWAAFLCSGLMAFAYWMVHGTHGLFPIENGGELAALYCFVFLYISAQGSGIWSVDEARKSL; this is encoded by the coding sequence ATGCCGACATTCATGCGATCGTTCCAGCCGCAGGCCTACGCGTTGCTGCGCATCATGGCCGGCCTGCTGTTTCTCTGGCACGGCACCCAGAAGCTGTTCGGCTTTCCCGGCGCCGCGCCCAACGTGCCGCCGTTCGTCATCGCCATTGCCGGACCAATTGAGCTGGTCGGCGGATTGCTCGTCATGCTGGGACTTTTCGCCGGATGGGCCGCCTTTCTGTGCAGCGGGCTCATGGCCTTCGCTTACTGGATGGTCCATGGGACCCACGGCCTGTTTCCGATTGAAAACGGCGGCGAACTCGCGGCACTCTATTGCTTCGTCTTTCTCTATATCTCGGCGCAGGGCTCAGGGATTTGGAGCGTGGATGAAGCCCGTAAAAGCCTATAA
- a CDS encoding c-type cytochrome, producing MCRCLATGLVLVVAALGGTLPGSSAEEPPGAYGLGRPASDAEIRAWDIDVAPTGEGLPPGQGTVKQGAQVYVLKCAACHGATGREGPQDRLVGGRNTLASAHPVKTVGSYWPYATTLYDYVRRAMPFDAPQSLSPDEVYSVVAWLLHQNGIVPEDVVLDARTLPQIRMPNRDGFIQDPRPDVPRR from the coding sequence ATGTGTAGGTGTCTCGCGACGGGTCTTGTCTTGGTCGTCGCAGCCTTGGGCGGCACTCTGCCGGGCTCGTCCGCCGAAGAGCCGCCCGGAGCCTATGGGTTGGGAAGACCGGCGTCGGATGCAGAGATCCGAGCCTGGGACATTGATGTCGCTCCCACCGGAGAAGGATTGCCCCCGGGACAGGGCACGGTGAAGCAGGGGGCGCAGGTCTATGTGCTCAAGTGCGCCGCCTGCCATGGTGCGACTGGCAGGGAAGGTCCGCAAGATCGGTTGGTCGGTGGGCGCAATACGCTCGCGTCCGCTCATCCGGTCAAGACCGTCGGGAGTTATTGGCCCTATGCGACGACCCTCTACGATTACGTCCGGCGGGCCATGCCGTTTGATGCCCCGCAGTCGCTCTCGCCGGACGAGGTGTACTCGGTGGTCGCCTGGCTCCTGCATCAGAACGGGATCGTTCCCGAAGACGTGGTGCTGGACGCGCGCACCTTGCCGCAGATCCGGATGCCGAACCGCGATGGCTTCATCCAAGACCCGCGCCCGGATGTGCCGCGCCGATGA
- the soxC gene encoding sulfite dehydrogenase produces MKPRESGQSDGRSGTGGQGGDLPKGSAPERRELDRRSFLARGVSLATFGTTAFLYRTAGAADSEKTTDPMRVPGAPPRPYGERSPFEKQARKGRTEPSSSHGKDVTVADPFISLTPLQDLHGVVTPSSLHFERHHNGVPAIDPARHRLVIHGLVDRPLIFTVEELKRLPSVSRLTFIECSGNTWLGWQDAQDLTVQDTHGLTSTSEWTGVKLSTLLDAVGARRDATWMLAEGSDAAGLDRSVPLTDEVLNEALICYGQNGEALRPEQGYPLRLLVPGFEGNINVKWLRRLKLGTAPFMTRWETAKYTDLMPDGKAYQFSLVMEAKSVITAPSGRQQIHPGFREIRGLAWSGRGRVTKVEVSVDGGRTWQEARLQEPVLPKCHSRFRFPWRWQGQEAILQSRCHDETGYVQPSREDLIKVRGTHSIYHYNAVHSWKVERDGKVRNVHV; encoded by the coding sequence ATGAAGCCTCGCGAATCCGGTCAATCCGATGGGAGGTCCGGCACCGGCGGCCAAGGCGGTGACTTGCCCAAAGGGTCGGCCCCGGAACGGAGGGAGCTTGATCGGCGATCCTTTCTCGCCCGCGGGGTCTCGCTGGCGACGTTCGGGACAACGGCATTCTTGTATCGAACGGCCGGCGCGGCGGACTCCGAAAAGACGACCGACCCGATGCGGGTCCCGGGAGCCCCTCCCCGCCCCTACGGCGAGCGGTCGCCGTTTGAGAAACAGGCGCGAAAGGGACGAACCGAACCAAGCTCCTCCCACGGAAAGGACGTCACGGTTGCGGATCCCTTCATCTCGCTCACGCCGCTCCAGGACCTGCACGGGGTCGTGACGCCGTCCTCCCTCCACTTCGAGCGGCACCATAACGGCGTGCCCGCCATCGATCCCGCGCGCCATCGCCTGGTGATTCATGGGCTCGTTGACCGGCCCCTGATCTTCACGGTCGAAGAGTTAAAGCGGCTGCCGTCCGTCTCGCGCCTGACGTTCATCGAATGTTCAGGCAATACATGGCTGGGCTGGCAGGACGCGCAGGACCTGACCGTGCAGGATACTCATGGGTTGACCAGCACGAGCGAGTGGACGGGCGTGAAACTCTCAACCCTGCTGGACGCGGTGGGGGCTCGGCGCGACGCCACGTGGATGTTGGCGGAAGGCAGCGATGCGGCCGGACTCGACCGCAGTGTCCCGCTCACTGACGAAGTCTTGAACGAGGCCCTGATCTGCTACGGCCAGAACGGAGAAGCCCTCCGGCCAGAGCAGGGCTATCCCTTGCGGCTCCTCGTGCCCGGCTTCGAAGGCAACATCAACGTGAAGTGGCTCCGGCGGCTCAAGCTGGGAACGGCGCCGTTCATGACGCGGTGGGAAACGGCGAAATACACGGACCTGATGCCGGACGGCAAGGCCTATCAATTCAGCCTGGTCATGGAGGCCAAGTCAGTGATCACCGCTCCGTCGGGCCGGCAACAGATTCACCCAGGCTTTCGCGAGATTCGCGGGCTGGCCTGGAGCGGCCGTGGGCGCGTGACGAAGGTGGAGGTAAGCGTGGATGGCGGCCGCACGTGGCAGGAGGCGCGGCTCCAGGAGCCGGTCCTGCCGAAATGCCACAGCCGGTTCCGCTTCCCCTGGCGCTGGCAGGGACAGGAGGCGATCCTGCAGAGCCGATGTCACGACGAGACCGGCTATGTTCAGCCGTCGCGAGAGGACCTCATCAAGGTGCGCGGCACCCATTCGATCTATCACTACAACGCCGTTCACAGTTGGAAAGTCGAACGAGATGGGAAGGTCCGGAACGTCCATGTGTAG
- a CDS encoding VOC family protein — translation MKAQYLGHVVFYVKDLQRSLAFYRDLLGFKEVGRIFHGQAAALTSGRTHHELLLIQVGDAPGPLQGRRRGLYHIGIKVGDSLDELRQAKRELEEAGISIDGMSDHTVSQSLYLRDPDGNEVELYVDADEAIWKNNPEAVVSPIKPLRL, via the coding sequence ATGAAGGCTCAATATCTGGGACATGTGGTCTTCTATGTGAAGGATCTTCAGCGGTCGTTGGCGTTCTATCGTGACCTGCTGGGCTTCAAGGAAGTGGGCAGGATTTTTCACGGGCAGGCCGCCGCGCTCACCTCGGGACGGACGCATCACGAGCTATTGCTGATCCAGGTCGGCGATGCGCCCGGACCGCTTCAGGGCCGACGCCGTGGCCTCTATCACATCGGGATCAAGGTCGGCGACAGTCTGGACGAGCTGCGTCAGGCCAAGCGCGAGTTGGAAGAAGCGGGCATTTCCATCGACGGCATGAGCGACCATACGGTGAGCCAGAGCCTCTATCTGCGCGATCCGGACGGCAACGAGGTGGAACTCTACGTCGATGCGGACGAAGCGATCTGGAAGAATAACCCCGAGGCCGTCGTGTCGCCGATCAAGCCGTTGCGCTTGTAG